The following proteins come from a genomic window of Sphaerisporangium rubeum:
- a CDS encoding succinate dehydrogenase/fumarate reductase iron-sulfur subunit, producing the protein MSYKAKFRVWRGEGGEGSLEDFTVEVNEGEVVLDVIHRLQATQAPDLAVRWNCKAGKCGSCSMEINGKPRLGCMTRMSTFTEDETITVTPMRTFPVIKDLVTDVSFNYQKAREIPSFTPPDNVKPGEYRMQQIDVERSQEFRKCIECFMCNNVCHVIRDHEENKTAFAGPRYLMRIAELDMHPYDVAERKNAAQEEHGLGYCNITKCCTEVCPEHIKITDNALIPMKERVVDRKYDPLVWLGSKIFKRSGSGQKS; encoded by the coding sequence ATGAGTTACAAGGCCAAGTTCCGCGTGTGGCGCGGCGAAGGCGGTGAGGGCTCGCTTGAGGACTTCACCGTCGAGGTCAACGAGGGTGAGGTCGTGCTCGACGTCATCCACCGGTTGCAGGCCACGCAGGCCCCGGACCTCGCGGTGCGGTGGAACTGCAAGGCCGGCAAGTGCGGGTCGTGCTCGATGGAGATCAACGGCAAGCCGCGTCTCGGCTGCATGACGCGCATGTCGACGTTCACCGAGGACGAGACGATCACGGTGACGCCGATGCGCACCTTCCCGGTGATCAAGGACCTGGTCACCGATGTGTCGTTCAACTACCAGAAGGCCAGGGAGATCCCGTCCTTCACGCCGCCGGACAACGTCAAGCCCGGCGAGTACCGCATGCAGCAGATCGACGTCGAGCGGTCCCAGGAGTTCCGCAAGTGCATCGAGTGCTTCATGTGCAACAACGTCTGCCACGTGATCCGTGACCACGAGGAGAACAAGACGGCGTTCGCGGGGCCGCGGTACCTCATGCGGATCGCGGAGCTCGACATGCACCCGTACGACGTGGCGGAGCGCAAGAACGCCGCGCAGGAGGAGCACGGGCTCGGGTACTGCAACATCACCAAGTGCTGCACCGAGGTGTGCCCCGAACACATCAAGATCACCGACAACGCGCTGATCCCGATGAAGGAACGGGTCGTGGACCGCAAGTACGACCCGCTGGTGTGGCTCGGCAGCAAGATCTTCAAGCGGTCGGGTTCCGGCCAGAAGTCCTGA
- a CDS encoding fumarate reductase/succinate dehydrogenase flavoprotein subunit translates to MEIERHEYDVVVIGAGGAGLRAAIEARQQGKRTAIVCKSLFGKAHTVMAEGGAAAAMGNVNSDDNWMVHFRDTMRGGKFLNNWRMAELHAKEAPERVWELEAWGALFDRTKDGKISQRNFGGHEYPRLAHVGDRTGLELIRTLQQRVVALQQEDERLHGDPEAYLKVFAECTITRLLQDGDEPGAPITGAFGYWRETGRLICFDAPAVVLATGGIGKSFSVTSNSWEYTGDGHALALLAGAKLINMEFVQFHPTGMVWPPSVRGILVTESVRGDGGVLRNSDGVRFMFNYIPDVFKDKYATSEEEGDRWYTDQANNRRPPELLPRDEVARAINSEVKAGRGSPHGGVFLDVSSRLPAAEIVRRLPSMHHQFKELADVDITAEPMEVGPTCHYVMGGVEVDADTTQSSVPGLFAAGEVSGGMHGSNRLGGNSLSDLLVFGQRAGAGAAAYVDGLAARPVAGPEKLAEAEAEALAPLSRGGAENPYEVHQELQRTMHELVGIIRKAGEISEALEVVTKLKERAANTGAPGGRIYNPGWHLALDLRNMLLVSECVARAALLREESRGGHTRDDFPAMSADWRRKLLVCALAADGGITVEEQEQPSMRDDLLTLFERGELSKYLTADEMVEFDALVKES, encoded by the coding sequence GTGGAAATCGAGCGTCACGAATACGACGTCGTCGTCATCGGCGCGGGAGGCGCCGGGCTGCGCGCGGCGATCGAGGCCCGGCAGCAGGGCAAGCGCACGGCCATCGTGTGCAAGTCGCTGTTCGGCAAGGCCCACACCGTCATGGCCGAAGGCGGCGCCGCCGCGGCCATGGGGAACGTCAACTCCGACGACAACTGGATGGTGCACTTCCGCGACACCATGCGCGGAGGCAAGTTCCTGAACAACTGGCGCATGGCGGAGCTGCACGCCAAAGAGGCGCCGGAGCGCGTCTGGGAGCTTGAGGCGTGGGGTGCGTTGTTCGACCGCACCAAGGACGGCAAGATCAGCCAGCGGAACTTCGGCGGTCACGAATACCCGCGGCTGGCGCACGTCGGCGACCGCACGGGGCTTGAGCTGATCCGCACGCTGCAGCAGCGGGTCGTGGCCCTGCAGCAGGAGGACGAGCGGCTGCACGGCGACCCCGAGGCGTACCTCAAGGTGTTCGCCGAGTGCACGATCACGCGGCTGCTCCAGGACGGCGACGAGCCAGGAGCGCCGATCACCGGCGCGTTCGGGTACTGGCGGGAGACGGGCCGGCTGATCTGTTTCGACGCGCCGGCGGTGGTGCTGGCGACCGGCGGCATCGGCAAGTCGTTCAGCGTCACGTCGAACTCCTGGGAGTACACCGGGGACGGTCACGCGCTGGCGCTGCTGGCCGGGGCCAAGCTCATCAACATGGAGTTCGTGCAGTTCCACCCGACCGGCATGGTGTGGCCGCCGTCGGTGCGCGGCATCCTGGTCACCGAGTCGGTGCGCGGCGACGGCGGTGTGCTGCGCAATTCCGACGGTGTGCGGTTCATGTTCAACTACATCCCCGACGTGTTCAAGGACAAGTACGCGACGTCCGAGGAGGAAGGCGACCGCTGGTACACCGACCAGGCCAACAACCGCCGTCCTCCGGAGCTGTTGCCGCGTGACGAGGTCGCGCGCGCGATCAACTCCGAGGTGAAGGCCGGTCGCGGGTCGCCGCACGGCGGGGTGTTCCTGGACGTGTCGAGCCGTCTGCCGGCGGCGGAGATCGTCAGGCGGCTGCCGTCCATGCACCACCAGTTCAAGGAGCTGGCGGACGTCGACATCACGGCCGAGCCGATGGAGGTCGGGCCGACGTGCCACTACGTGATGGGTGGCGTCGAGGTCGACGCCGACACCACGCAGTCGTCGGTGCCGGGGTTGTTCGCGGCCGGTGAGGTGTCCGGCGGCATGCACGGCTCCAACCGGCTCGGCGGCAACTCCCTGTCGGACCTGCTGGTGTTCGGCCAGCGGGCCGGCGCGGGGGCCGCGGCGTACGTCGACGGGCTCGCGGCGCGGCCGGTGGCCGGCCCCGAGAAGCTCGCCGAGGCCGAGGCGGAGGCTCTGGCTCCGCTGTCGCGCGGCGGCGCCGAGAACCCGTACGAGGTGCACCAGGAGCTGCAGCGCACCATGCATGAGCTGGTCGGCATCATCCGCAAGGCCGGTGAGATCAGCGAGGCGCTGGAGGTCGTCACCAAGCTCAAGGAGCGTGCGGCCAACACCGGGGCTCCCGGTGGCCGCATCTACAACCCGGGGTGGCACCTGGCACTCGACCTGCGCAACATGCTGCTGGTGTCCGAGTGCGTGGCGCGCGCGGCGCTGCTGCGTGAGGAGAGCCGCGGCGGTCACACCCGTGACGACTTCCCCGCCATGTCGGCCGACTGGCGGCGCAAGCTGCTGGTCTGCGCGCTCGCCGCGGACGGCGGGATCACGGTCGAGGAGCAGGAGCAGCCCTCCATGCGCGACGACCTGCTGACGCTGTTCGAGCGCGGGGAGCTCAGCAAGTACCTCACCGCCGACGAGATGGTGGAATTCGACGCGCTCGTGAAGGAGTCCTGA
- a CDS encoding (deoxy)nucleoside triphosphate pyrophosphohydrolase yields MERIVVAAAIIDGGRLLAAQRAGPPEMAGGWEFPGGKVDPGESDHDALVRECREELGVGISVGERVGGDWPLSPGYVMRVWLACLVSGVPYPHEHLALRWLGRDEIFDIAWLPADLPVAKAVWDLIIED; encoded by the coding sequence ATGGAGAGGATTGTTGTGGCGGCGGCGATCATCGACGGCGGGAGGCTTCTGGCGGCGCAGCGTGCGGGGCCGCCGGAGATGGCGGGAGGGTGGGAGTTTCCCGGGGGGAAGGTCGATCCGGGGGAAAGCGACCATGACGCGCTGGTCAGGGAGTGCCGTGAGGAGCTCGGGGTCGGGATCTCGGTGGGGGAGCGGGTGGGTGGGGACTGGCCGCTGAGCCCCGGGTACGTGATGAGGGTCTGGCTGGCCTGTCTGGTATCGGGAGTTCCGTACCCTCATGAACATTTGGCGTTGCGATGGCTCGGCCGTGACGAGATCTTCGACATCGCTTGGCTGCCGGCCGACCTTCCTGTTGCCAAGGCCGTGTGGGATCTGATCATCGAAGATTGA
- a CDS encoding bifunctional lytic transglycosylase/C40 family peptidase has translation MTSRLRIALIVGLAGVVLVTLIMAPMLMSTFPSFLGGGSVTDCADDSPKFANVSDTAQSDIPPEYLALYKKWGQKTGVQWTVLAAVGKRETDHGRSNLPGVKNGTNYAGAAGPMQFLISTWGGKSKIKVSSKFNGYASDGDNDGYGDVYNPADAILGAAKMLKRNGAPGDLRRALFTYNRAIWYVEQVLEIARKYASDGTLDLPPEADPACDPPIVEAAPTDVVRKILQYALAQRGKPYRWGGTGPEGYDCSGIIYMAYREAGLSIPRTTFGQWPFGKKISEGDEQAGDLVFFNAGPGTSSNNPGHVGMVVSPGKMVEARCTLCGPIKVTTYRDRPNIVGYTRPLQNPKVLEQLRSLGVT, from the coding sequence GTGACGTCGCGGCTGCGCATCGCGTTGATCGTCGGCCTCGCCGGTGTCGTGCTCGTCACCTTGATCATGGCGCCGATGCTGATGAGCACGTTCCCGTCGTTCCTCGGCGGCGGCAGCGTCACCGACTGCGCCGACGACTCGCCGAAGTTCGCCAACGTGTCCGACACCGCGCAGTCCGACATCCCCCCCGAGTACCTCGCGCTGTACAAGAAGTGGGGCCAGAAGACCGGGGTGCAGTGGACGGTCCTCGCGGCCGTCGGCAAACGCGAGACCGACCACGGCCGGTCCAACCTGCCAGGTGTGAAGAACGGCACCAACTACGCCGGCGCCGCGGGCCCCATGCAGTTCCTCATCAGCACCTGGGGCGGCAAGTCCAAGATCAAGGTGTCGAGCAAGTTCAACGGTTACGCATCCGACGGCGACAACGACGGCTACGGCGACGTCTACAACCCCGCCGACGCCATCCTCGGCGCCGCCAAGATGCTCAAGCGCAACGGCGCACCCGGGGACCTGCGCCGCGCGCTGTTCACCTACAACCGCGCCATCTGGTACGTCGAGCAGGTCCTGGAGATCGCCAGGAAGTACGCCTCCGACGGCACCCTCGACCTGCCTCCCGAGGCCGACCCCGCCTGTGACCCGCCGATCGTCGAGGCCGCACCCACCGACGTGGTCCGCAAGATCCTCCAGTACGCCTTGGCGCAGCGCGGCAAGCCGTACCGCTGGGGTGGCACGGGACCCGAGGGCTACGACTGCTCCGGCATCATCTACATGGCCTACCGCGAGGCGGGCCTGTCCATCCCCCGCACGACCTTCGGTCAGTGGCCCTTCGGCAAGAAGATCTCCGAAGGCGACGAGCAGGCCGGCGACCTGGTCTTCTTCAACGCCGGCCCCGGCACCTCGTCCAACAACCCCGGCCACGTCGGCATGGTCGTCTCACCGGGCAAGATGGTCGAGGCCCGCTGCACCCTCTGCGGCCCCATCAAGGTCACGACCTACCGCGACCGTCCCAACATCGTCGGCTACACCCGTCCCCTGCAGAACCCCAAGGTCCTGGAGCAACTCCGCAGCCTCGGCGTGACCTGA